From Rudanella lutea DSM 19387, a single genomic window includes:
- a CDS encoding LytR/AlgR family response regulator transcription factor, translating into MNFPLKTILIDDEALAISRLKRLLGKQPGVFSVIGEAANGAEGLALVEAQRPDVIFLDIEMPLLNGFEMLARLTYMPLVIFATAYDQYAIRAFEEHSIDYLLKPIEAERLERTIHKIRSVVELGSRSESANHFPNADNLFKLLERMQPKREIHSISVKTGDKIKLIPLPEIAFFEAEDKYVFLSTTDGQKFLTSYTITTLSEKLPDTFVRISRSALVNVHRISEVVKHFDGKFLIVLSDKKGTKLTSGSTYAEAVKSLLEI; encoded by the coding sequence ATGAACTTTCCGCTTAAAACGATCCTGATTGACGACGAAGCGTTGGCCATTTCGCGCCTGAAACGGTTATTGGGCAAACAGCCCGGTGTGTTTTCGGTGATTGGCGAAGCCGCTAACGGGGCCGAGGGGTTGGCCCTGGTTGAGGCTCAACGGCCCGATGTGATCTTCCTCGATATTGAAATGCCCCTGCTCAACGGGTTCGAAATGCTCGCGCGCCTGACCTACATGCCGCTCGTTATTTTTGCGACGGCATACGACCAATACGCTATCCGGGCGTTTGAGGAGCACTCCATAGATTACCTGCTTAAGCCGATTGAGGCCGAGCGGCTGGAGCGGACGATCCATAAAATCAGGTCGGTGGTGGAGCTGGGAAGTCGGTCGGAAAGCGCCAATCACTTTCCCAATGCCGACAATCTGTTCAAGTTGCTCGAACGGATGCAGCCCAAAAGGGAAATTCACTCGATTTCTGTCAAAACAGGGGATAAAATCAAGCTTATCCCGCTACCTGAGATTGCGTTTTTCGAAGCCGAAGACAAATACGTATTCCTCTCGACCACCGACGGGCAGAAGTTTCTGACTTCCTATACCATCACCACCTTATCCGAAAAGCTCCCCGATACGTTTGTCCGGATCAGCCGTTCGGCTTTGGTCAATGTACACCGCATCAGCGAGGTCGTGAAGCATTTCGACGGTAAGTTTCTGATTGTCCTGAGCGACAAAAAAGGCACCAAACTCACCAGTGGTTCTACGTACGCTGAGGCCGTTAAAAGCTTATTGGAAATCTGA